A genomic region of Sander vitreus isolate 19-12246 chromosome 11, sanVit1, whole genome shotgun sequence contains the following coding sequences:
- the kdm6a gene encoding lysine-specific demethylase 6A isoform X5 → MFKANTDYESSLKHFQLALIDSNLCTLSKAEIQFHIAHLYEIQKKHRAAKEAYESLLQTENLPAQVKATTLQQLGWMHHTVEQLGDKGTKDSYAIQCLQKSLEADPNSGQSWYFLGRCYSSIGKVQDAFISYRQSIDKSEASADTWCSIGVLYQQQNQPMDALQAYICAVQLDHSHAAAWMDLGTLYESCGQPHDAIKCYINATRSKACLNTAALTQRIKLLQAQLCNLQPDSLQNKSKMLPSIEEAWSLPIPAELTSRQGALNTAQAQQACKGEGGQSASNHTDPQASPAKRKRTASPAKVVADSLANSSNQQQIPSWYLTPQKLQHLDHLRTNRANLKPPQVQMLEQLENQFSLMQQQQQMRQQAAASGQPRPSLPNGPLAESSHHHAGLSRASLLNHTAIRPPCVPQPTANGSCSSSPSAGLLGHLDKNHTLGLGGGGASNGNVPYPQQNSLPHNCTAASHPSTSSTTSSPSHADETWRSQQRNTTTQGLQKGPGSHSAGPNGEPPCSSSSSSPQTSFSSSGLLNQVGHSSGPCTVSSSASSLSPTSPQTTPNHLSSPPHAATTSGVHTKDATPSGGNTGSNGAAATFPSGPEAAVRHSAGTPLSPSTAPAQGLTNHVQPRVTDGSSAPGVLSSDNPQLSALLKGKANTTSNDDNNNSSNHGGPSSEKINNVHPSLHGAAKPTSEQPVVSSPLLAAATPSPRSAHPHNANSLSCLNSPSTTNSQGPTVNGKGPEDSQSPLKVEPSGGAQRHGVPAGLAPWSSVSIYPSSSEVLKACRNLGKNGLSTSSILLDKCPPPRPPRPPSPPLPKDKLNPPTPSIYLENKRDAFFPPLHQFCTNPSNPVTVIRGLAGALKLDLGLFSTKTLVEANPDHLVEVRTQLAQPTDENWDPSGSRKMWRCESSRSHTTVIKYAQYQASSFQESLREENEKKKEVEAEAGSSDSAMRRRKGSFKHLKFGTNIDLSDEKKWKQQLQELAKLPAFARVVSAGNLLSHVGHTILGMNTVQLYMKVPGSRTPGHQENNNFCSVNINIGPGDCEWFAVPETYWGVINDFCETNNINFLMGSWWPNLEDLYETNVPVYRFIQRPGDLVWLNTGTIHWVQAIGWCNNIAWNVGPLTAHQYKLAVERYEWNKLQSVKSIVPMIHLSWNMARNIKVSDHRLFEMIKYCLLRTLKQCQMQRELLLAAGKDLVWHGRTHSEPAHYCSICEVEVFDLLFVTTESNSRKTYVVHCQDCARRGSANLDNFVVLEQYKIEDLMHVYDQFTLVSNGCTGPVQTRADPFKHRGDL, encoded by the exons GTGCTACTCCAGTATTGGGAAGGTGCAGGATGCCTTCATCTCTTACCGTCAGTCCATTGATAAGTCGGAGGCCAGTGCTGACACCTGGTGCTCCATAGG GGTGCTCTACCAGCAGCAGAACCAGCCTATGGATGCGCTGCAGGCCTACATCTGCGCTGTTCAACTGGACCACAGCCACGCAGCCGCCTGGATGGACCTGGGCACCCTCTACGAATCCTGCGGCCAGCCGCACGACGCTATCAAGTGCTACATCAATGCTACACGCAGCAAGGCCTGCCTCAACACTGCTGCACTCACGCAACGCATTAAGCTGCTGCAG GCTCAGTTGTGTAACCTACAGCCAGATAGTCTGCAGAATAAGAGTAAAATGCTTCCTAGTATTGAGGAGGCGTGGAGCCTCCCCATTCCTGCTGAGCTCACGTCCAGGCAGGGGGCCTTGAACACTGCACAGGCACAGCAG GCCTGTAAGGGGGAGGGGGGCCAGTCGGCCAGCAATCACACAGACCCACAGGCCAGTCCTGCCAAGAGGAAACGCACTGCCAGCCCAGCTAAG GTTGTTGCAGACTCGTTGGCAAACAGCTCCAATCAACAGCAGATCCCCAGCTGGTACCTAACGCCCCAGAAGCTTCAG CATCTGGATCACTTGCGGACCAACCGAGCAAACCTCAAGCCCCCCCAGGTGCAGATGCTGGAGCAGCTGGAGAACCAGTTCTCCctcatgcagcagcagcagcag ATGAGGCAGCAGGCAGCAGCGAGTGGCCAGCCGCGGCCCAGCCTTCCCAACGGTCCTTTGGCTGAGTCCTCTCACCACCATGCAGGCCTCTCCCGCGCCTCCCTCCTCAATCACACAGCCATCCGGCCCCCGTGTGTCCCCCAGCCCACAGCCAACGGATCCTGTTCTTCAAGTCCTTCAGCCGGGCTGCTGGGACACCTGGACAAAAATCACACGCTGGGACTGGGAGGTGGTGGCGCGAGCAACGGAAACGTGCCTTACCCGCAGCAGAACTCTCTACCTCACAACTGCACAGCCGCCAGTCACCCAAGCACCAGCAGCACTACTAGTAGTCCCAGTCATGCAGACGAGACATGGAGGAGCCAGCAACGCAACACTACCACTCAG GGGCTTCAAAAAGGTCCAGGTTCACATTCGGCAGGTCCCAATGGAGAACCCCCTTGCtcttcctcgtcctcctcccCTCAGACCTCGTTCTCTTCCTCTGGCCTTCTGAATCAGGTCGGACATTCCTCTGGGCCCTGCActgtctcctcctcagcctcctcTCTGTCCCCCACCTCCCCCCAGACCACGCCCAACCACTTGTCCTCGCCCCCCCACGCCGCTACTACCTCAGGGGTCCACACCAAAGACGCCACGCCTTCAGGGGGCAACACCGGCAGCAACGGCGCCGCCGCCACTTTTCCATCAGGTCCGGAGGCCGCTGTCAGGCATTCCGCAGGGACCCCCCTAAGTCCCAGCACCGCCCCCGCGCAGGGACTGACTAATCACGTCCAGCCGAGGGTGACGGACGGCTCTTCTGCCCCCGGCGTGCTCAGTTCGGACAATCCTCAGCTCTCAGCCTTGCTAAAGGGAAAAGCCAATACCACCAGTAACGACGACAACAATAACTCCAGTAACCACGGAGGGCCTTCCTCGGAGAAAATCAACAACGTCCACCCGAGTCTCCACGGTGCCGCCAAGCCAACGTCTGAGCAGCCGGTGGTCTCCTCGCCGCTTTTAGCCGCTGCTACTCCCTCGCCGCGCTCAGCACACCCTCACAACGCCAACAGCCTCTCCTGCCTTAACAGCCCGTCCACCACCAACAGCCAGGGGCCCACTGTCAATGGGAAGGGGCCCGAGGACTCCCAGAGCCCACTGAAGGTGGAGCCTTCTGGAGGAGCTCAGAGACACGGCGTTCCCGCTGGTCTGGCACCCTGGTCCTCGGTCTCCATCTACCCCAGCTCCAGTGAGGTGCTCAAAGCATGCAG GAACCTGGGGAAGAACGGCCTGTCGACAAGCAGCATCCTCCTGGACAAGTGTCCCCCGCCACGGCCCCCCCGCCCGCCCTCTCCTCCGCTGCCAAAGGACAAACTCAATCCCCCAACACCCAGTATTTAT CTAGAGAACAAGAGGGACGCCTTCTTCCCTCCCCTCCACCAGTTCTGCACCAACCCTTCCAACCCGGTCACCGTCATCCGAGGGCTGGCTGGCGCGCTCAAACTAG ATCTGGGCCTGTTCTCCACGAAGACGTTGGTGGAGGCCAACCCGGACCATCTGGTGGAGGTGCGGACCCAGCTGGCTCAGCCCACCGATGAGAACTGGGACCCCAGCGGCAGCAGGAAGATGTGGCGCTGCGAGAGCAGTCGCTCCCACACCACCGTCATCAAATACGCCCAGTACCAGGCCTCGTCCTTCCAGGAGTCGCTGCGG gAGGAGaatgagaagaagaaggaggtgGAAGCAGAAGCAGGTTCCTCAGACAG TGCGATGCGGCGAAGGAAAGGGTCTTTCAAACACCTAAAGTTTGGCACAAACATCGACCTCTCTGATGAAAAGAA GTGGAAACAGCAGCTTCAGGAGTTGGCCAAACTGCCGGCGTTTGCCCGCGTGGTGTCAGCCGGTAACCTGCTCAGCCACGTAGGACACACCATCCTGGGCATGAACACGGTCCAGCTCTACATGAAGGTGCCAGGCAGCCGGACACCAG GTCACCAAGAGAACAACAATTTCTGTTCAGTCAACATCAACATCGGTCCCGGGGACTGCGAGTGGTTCGCCGTGCCTGAAACGTACTGGGGCGTCATCAACGACTTCTGTGAAAC GAACAACATCAACTTCCTGATGGGCTCCTGGTGGCCCAACCTGGAGGACCTGTATGAGACCAACGTGCCCGTTTACCGGTTCATCCAGCGTCCCGGGGACCTGGTGTGGCTCAACACAGGCACCATCCACTGGGTGCAGGCCATCGGCTGGTGCAACAACATTGCGTGGAATGTCGGGCCCCTCACAG CACATCAGTACAAGCTGGCGGTGGAGCGCTACGAGTGGAACAAACTGCAGAGTGTCAAATCCATCGTTCCCATGATTCACCTCTCCTGGAACATGGCCAGGAACATCAAAGTGTCGGACCACAGGCTCTTTGAGATGATCAA gTACTGTTTGTTACGGACTCTGAAGCAGTGTCAGATGCAGCGggagctgctgctggctgctggGAAAGACCTGGTGTGGCACGGGAGGACCCACAGCGAGCCGGCACATTACTGCAGCATCTGTGAG GTGGAGGTGTTCGACCTGCTGTTTGTAACCACGGAGAGCAACAGCAGGAAGACGTACGTGGTGCACTGCCAGGACTGCGCCCGTCGGGGGAGCGCCAACCTGGACAACTTTGTGGTGCTGGAGCAGTACAAGATTGAGGACCTCATGCACGTTTATGATCAGTTCACACTCGTAAGTAACGGCTGTACCGGTCCCGTTCAGACCCGAGCGGATCCATTTAAACACAGAGGAGACCTGTGA